The DNA region TCAAACACCGCTTCGTCCGCTTTCTCAAAAGGGACGTGCACCGCAATGATTTGATACGGGAGCAGGGACTTGGCATAGTTCAGCGAATTCTCCACCACGCGCGTGATTCCTGCAACGGGTACGATCACCACGTTTCCTTCGATCGGTATAGCCCGCTCGCAAGTTGAAATTCTCAACTGCTCCGCAATCGCTTCGTAGTGCTTATGAATCCGATAAAAGGAGTAAATAATTAAAGGTAAAAAGATAAGGACCGGCCAGACATTATGGAACTTGGTGATGAAAAACACCACGCTGACCAACAGACTGATCAAGGCCCCGATGGTATTGGCCAAAAATTTCTTGATCCAACCTGGAGGTTTTTCCCGTAACCACTTTACCATCATGCCTGACTGGGACAGTGTAAAAGGAATAAACACGCCGATCGCATAAAGCGGAATTAAAAGTTCGGTTTTCCCTTCAAAAACGATAATCAGCAAAATCGAAAACAGCCCCAGGAAAATAATGCCATTTGAATATCCCAGCCGGTCTCCGCGAACCGTAAACGCTCTTGGGATGAACTTGTCTTTGGCCAAATTAACGGCAAGCAACGGAAAGGCGGAATATCCGGTGTTGGCAGCCAGAATAAGAATCAAAGCCGTCGTTCCCTGAATGAAGAAATACATGATATTTCTTCCGAAAGTGTGTTCCGCGATTTGGGAAAGCACGGTAACCTCCGCGAGAGGGCCTATGCCATAATAATAAGCCAGAAACACAATTCCCGTGAACAATACAGCCAATATGCCCCCCATGGCCAGCAAGGTTTTTGCCGCATTGCGCGGAGCCGGCTCTTTAAAGTTGGGGATGGCGTTTGAGATCGCTTCTACCCCTGTCAAAGCGGAACATCCGGAAGCAAAGGCACGAAGCAGCAAGAATAAACTAATTCCAGCCACTGGAGAACCAAGCGGAGCGTGTAACTCCGGCAAAATTTGGCCGGTCATAATTTTATAAAGGCCGGAACAAATCAAAATCACCAGGGCCAGAACAAATAAATAAACGGGAAAGGCAAAAATCGTAGCCGATTCGGTGACACCACGCAAATTGAGAATGGTAATTAACAATACAAAACCTACGGCTATGGGCACCGTGTATGGATGAAGGCCCGGAAAAGCCGAAGTAATGGCGTCCGTACCGGCCGAAACGCTTACCGCAACGGTCAAGATATAGTCAACAAGTAATGAACCGCCGGCAATCAGTCCGGGAATTACACCCAGGTTTTGCTTGGAAACCACATAAGCCCCACCGCCATGAGGATAAGCAAAAATAATTTGCCGGTAAGACAAAATAAGCGCCACCAGCAAAACCAAAACACCGGCAGCAATGGGAATCGAATACCAATAGGCTACCGCTCCCACGACCATTAAAACAAGCAGGATCTGTTCCGGCCCGTAAGCCACCGATGACAAGGCATCGGAAGAAAGGATGGCCAGCGCTTTGGTCTTGCTTAGTTTCTGTTCGCCCAGTTCCGTTGATTTTAACGGCCGTCCAATAAGAAATCGCTTTATATAAGAAAGCACAGGGGGTCACCGCCTAAATTACGTTGTTTTTTTATATTGCTCGGCAGAAATAAGTATTATTTCAAATACAAACTGAAGATTAAGGGCAAATAGGCCAATTCGAGGCAATAAAAAAACACAGGGGCCCCTGTGCTAAACTTCACAAGTCATACAACCCACTCCTGACTACGCTTACGAGGTTAGCTGTCGGATTCGGGCGGCAAGAGTCGCCCTACCTGGCGGATCGCTGGATCAACTGCCAAGATTCACCCCAAAAGAGAAACTCACCTGAAAGGCAGGTAAGTTTTTAACGGGTCCCCCGTTTTCCTTAAGGAAATTCAGCGATAATGAATTGATTTATTCTTAGTGGAAACAAAATAAATCATACGTTCAGTGTAAAAGTTTGTAAAGCAGGAGTAAGGAAGGTGAACTGCCGGAATCATACAAAAGATCATATGTTAATCGCTTACAATTCAAAAATGCTCTCCAAATCAACGTTTATTAATGACTGACGCTATTTTTTTAAACATTTTAAAAAACAAATTGAACCAACAGCATATAGACCAGGGTACCCGTTAGGATCGATAACAGCATATTCCTTTTCCAAAAATGCAAGAAAGCAACAATGGCCATCGAAATCAATTCTGGCGCTCCATGGTTGCCGGATATAAAATTCACGTCTTTGATACTGTAGACAACCAATAATCCTAAAGCCGCCGCGGGCAGCACTTTCCCGAGATATTGCACATAACGCGGAGCGGGCCGGCCCGGAGGGAAAATCATAAAGGGAATAAATCTGGTCAGCATGGTTCCCAAAACGACTATTCCAATAGTAA from Paenibacillus macerans includes:
- a CDS encoding APC family permease, which encodes MLSYIKRFLIGRPLKSTELGEQKLSKTKALAILSSDALSSVAYGPEQILLVLMVVGAVAYWYSIPIAAGVLVLLVALILSYRQIIFAYPHGGGAYVVSKQNLGVIPGLIAGGSLLVDYILTVAVSVSAGTDAITSAFPGLHPYTVPIAVGFVLLITILNLRGVTESATIFAFPVYLFVLALVILICSGLYKIMTGQILPELHAPLGSPVAGISLFLLLRAFASGCSALTGVEAISNAIPNFKEPAPRNAAKTLLAMGGILAVLFTGIVFLAYYYGIGPLAEVTVLSQIAEHTFGRNIMYFFIQGTTALILILAANTGYSAFPLLAVNLAKDKFIPRAFTVRGDRLGYSNGIIFLGLFSILLIIVFEGKTELLIPLYAIGVFIPFTLSQSGMMVKWLREKPPGWIKKFLANTIGALISLLVSVVFFITKFHNVWPVLIFLPLIIYSFYRIHKHYEAIAEQLRISTCERAIPIEGNVVIVPVAGITRVVENSLNYAKSLLPYQIIAVHVPFEKADEAVFEEKWKKWQPDVRLVTLYSPYRSIIHPLIKFVDTVQKKAHEANYQVTVVIPQFIPKKGWHNILHNQSSLLIRAHLLYRRDVIVATVPYHLKK
- a CDS encoding branched-chain amino acid transporter permease, coding for MTMTLLEQVITIGIVVLGTMLTRFIPFMIFPPGRPAPRYVQYLGKVLPAAALGLLVVYSIKDVNFISGNHGAPELISMAIVAFLHFWKRNMLLSILTGTLVYMLLVQFVF